In one window of Spartinivicinus poritis DNA:
- a CDS encoding nitrite reductase, with amino-acid sequence MHYPSFVLSIFLASSLPLSTSLFAKESNAPKQYEGASSTVPPASAQVVRTPGAPDLSDTDFSKAKQIYFERCAGCHGVLRKGATGKALVPKETQAKGQIYLETFIKFGSPGGMPSWKDELSPEEITLMANYIQHAPPTPPEFGMKEMKATWKVVIKPKDRPTKQLNKLNLSNLFSVTLRDAGQIALIDGDTKDIIKVINTGYAVHISRLSSSGRYLFVIGRDAKINMIDLWMKEPASVAEIKVGLEARSVETSKYKGFEDKYAIAGSYWPPQYVIMDGESLEPLKIVSTRGMTVDTQEYHPEPRVAAIIASHEKPEFIVNVKETGKVLLVNYEDINNLKSTSIDTARFLHDGGWDNTHRYFLAAANKSNQIVVIDSRKGKLEAIVDVGKIPHPGRGANFEHPKFGPVWATSHLGDDSIALIGTDPKNHPQYAWKKVTTLQGQGGGSLFIKTHPKSKHLYVDTPLNPDEKISQSVAVFTLKNLDAGYKVLPIAEWANLGEGPKRVTQPEYNKAGDEVWFSVWNGKEQRSALVVVDDKTLKLKKVIDDKRLVTPTGKFNVYNTRFDIY; translated from the coding sequence ATGCATTATCCCTCATTTGTATTATCTATTTTTTTGGCAAGCTCATTGCCACTTTCAACCTCTCTTTTTGCAAAAGAATCAAACGCCCCCAAACAATATGAAGGTGCCTCGTCAACAGTACCACCAGCAAGTGCTCAAGTTGTACGAACCCCTGGTGCGCCAGATTTATCAGATACAGACTTTAGTAAAGCTAAACAAATTTATTTTGAACGTTGTGCTGGTTGCCATGGTGTACTTAGAAAAGGAGCAACGGGAAAAGCCTTAGTACCGAAGGAAACACAAGCAAAAGGCCAAATATATTTAGAAACTTTTATTAAATTTGGCTCTCCAGGCGGTATGCCTAGCTGGAAAGATGAGCTTAGCCCAGAAGAAATTACGCTCATGGCCAACTATATTCAGCACGCCCCACCCACCCCACCAGAGTTTGGTATGAAGGAGATGAAGGCAACCTGGAAAGTGGTTATCAAACCAAAAGACAGACCGACAAAGCAATTAAATAAGCTCAATTTATCCAATTTATTTTCAGTCACTTTACGGGATGCCGGACAAATCGCATTAATTGATGGAGACACTAAAGATATCATTAAAGTTATCAATACTGGCTATGCCGTTCATATTTCCCGCTTATCTTCATCTGGACGTTATTTATTTGTCATTGGTCGTGATGCTAAAATCAATATGATTGATTTATGGATGAAAGAACCTGCCAGTGTCGCTGAAATTAAAGTTGGCCTGGAAGCGCGCTCAGTAGAAACCTCTAAATATAAGGGATTTGAAGACAAGTATGCTATTGCAGGTTCATATTGGCCACCACAGTATGTCATCATGGACGGTGAATCTTTAGAGCCATTAAAAATAGTCTCTACTCGTGGTATGACCGTTGACACACAAGAATATCACCCAGAACCTCGTGTTGCAGCGATTATTGCCTCTCATGAAAAGCCAGAGTTTATTGTCAATGTTAAAGAAACAGGTAAAGTACTATTGGTTAACTATGAGGATATTAATAATCTTAAATCTACCTCAATAGATACAGCACGTTTTCTTCATGATGGTGGCTGGGATAATACTCACCGCTACTTCCTGGCTGCAGCAAATAAATCAAACCAAATTGTTGTTATTGATTCACGTAAAGGCAAGTTAGAAGCTATTGTCGATGTTGGTAAAATACCTCATCCGGGACGTGGTGCTAACTTTGAGCATCCTAAATTCGGGCCCGTTTGGGCTACAAGCCATCTTGGTGATGACTCAATTGCCCTTATTGGTACTGATCCTAAAAATCATCCTCAATACGCTTGGAAAAAAGTCACTACATTACAAGGCCAAGGTGGTGGTTCTCTCTTTATAAAAACCCACCCTAAATCTAAACACCTTTATGTTGACACACCACTTAACCCTGATGAAAAAATCAGTCAATCCGTTGCAGTCTTTACCCTCAAAAACCTGGATGCAGGGTATAAAGTATTACCTATCGCTGAATGGGCTAATTTAGGTGAAGGACCAAAACGAGTGACTCAACCTGAATATAATAAGGCCGGTGATGAAGTCTGGTTTTCTGTATGGAATGGTAAAGAGCAACGGTCAGCGCTTGTTGTGGTAGATGATAAGACATTAAAGCTGAAAAAAGTCATTGATGATAAACGTCTAGTGACACCTACTGGTAAATTTAACGTATACAATACTCGGTTCGATATTTATTAG
- the purF gene encoding amidophosphoribosyltransferase → MCGIVGIAAKSNVNQALYDALTVLQHRGQDAAGIVTCADTRFYLRKDNGLVRDVFRTRHMKRLVGNMGIGHIRYPTAGSSSSAEAQPFYVNSPYGITLAHNGNLTNVEKIKEDLFKADLRHINTNSDSEVLLNVFAHELHALKQLTPSPEHIFQAISKVHQRCEGGYAVIAMLVGYGIVGFRDPNGIRPMVFGERQTEAGTEYMIASESVALDALGYKVIRDVAPGEAIFIDAEGQLHSQQCAPASKLQPCVFEFVYFARPDSIIDGSSVYKARLKMGEKLADKILSERPDHDIDVVIPIPDTSRTSALQLANRLGVKFREGFIKNRYIGRTFIMPGQIERKKSVKQKLNAIDLEFRGKNVMLVDDSIVRGTTCKQIIEMARDAGAKKVYFASAAPAVRYPNVYGIDMPTASELIAHGRTDEEVGTLIGADWLVYQDLNDLIGSVTEGCKTQFDGFECSVFDGKYITGNIDQAYLDRIEYDRSDAAKAARVKSDNAIIDLHNDE, encoded by the coding sequence ATGTGTGGGATTGTCGGAATAGCGGCAAAATCGAATGTTAATCAGGCCCTCTACGATGCATTAACGGTGTTACAGCATCGAGGACAGGATGCAGCAGGTATTGTTACCTGTGCAGATACTCGGTTTTACCTGAGAAAAGACAATGGTTTAGTGCGCGATGTATTCAGAACTCGTCACATGAAAAGGCTGGTTGGTAATATGGGGATTGGCCACATCCGTTATCCAACCGCAGGTAGCTCCAGCTCAGCTGAGGCACAACCATTTTATGTAAACTCACCTTATGGCATTACCCTGGCGCATAATGGCAATTTGACTAATGTTGAAAAAATTAAAGAAGATTTATTCAAGGCCGACCTGCGTCATATTAATACCAACTCAGATTCAGAAGTTCTATTGAATGTATTTGCCCATGAGCTTCATGCATTAAAACAGTTAACTCCCTCACCTGAGCATATCTTTCAAGCTATTAGCAAAGTTCATCAACGCTGTGAAGGTGGCTATGCAGTGATAGCTATGTTAGTGGGTTATGGTATTGTTGGATTTCGTGACCCTAATGGCATTCGCCCAATGGTTTTTGGTGAGCGGCAAACCGAAGCGGGCACTGAGTATATGATTGCGTCTGAAAGTGTGGCGTTGGATGCCCTGGGTTATAAAGTGATTCGGGATGTAGCACCGGGGGAAGCCATCTTTATTGATGCAGAAGGTCAGCTGCATAGCCAGCAATGTGCACCTGCCTCTAAATTGCAACCCTGTGTATTTGAGTTTGTTTATTTTGCTCGACCTGATTCAATTATTGATGGTAGCTCCGTTTATAAAGCCCGGTTGAAAATGGGGGAAAAACTAGCAGATAAAATCCTTAGTGAGCGTCCTGACCATGATATTGATGTGGTTATTCCAATTCCTGACACCAGTCGTACATCAGCATTGCAGTTAGCCAATCGGTTGGGTGTGAAATTCAGAGAAGGCTTTATTAAAAATCGCTACATTGGTCGCACCTTTATTATGCCTGGCCAAATCGAGCGGAAAAAATCAGTCAAGCAAAAATTGAATGCCATTGATTTAGAGTTTCGTGGTAAAAATGTCATGCTGGTGGATGACTCGATTGTACGAGGAACCACGTGTAAACAAATTATTGAAATGGCAAGGGACGCGGGCGCGAAAAAAGTTTATTTTGCCTCAGCGGCACCGGCGGTACGCTACCCTAATGTATACGGCATTGATATGCCGACAGCTAGTGAGCTAATTGCCCATGGTCGTACCGATGAAGAGGTAGGCACATTAATTGGTGCCGACTGGTTAGTTTATCAAGACTTAAACGACTTGATAGGTTCAGTTACAGAAGGCTGCAAAACCCAGTTTGATGGTTTTGAGTGTTCAGTATTTGATGGTAAATATATTACGGGTAATATTGATCAAGCGTATCTGGACCGCATTGAATATGATCGCAGTGATGCGGCTAAGGCTGCTCGGGTGAAGTCTGATAATGCCATTATTGACCTGCATAACGACGAGTAA
- a CDS encoding c-type cytochrome, which yields MSDRFTKGMARNIYYGGSAFFVLLFLALTFHTTRELPQRDHRENLTEAVANGKLIWEENNCIGCHTLLGEGAYYAPELGNVFYRRGGEDSFKAFFQGWMKAQPLNVPGRRQMPQFNLSDQEIDDLAEFLKWTSKIEVNDWPPNQEG from the coding sequence ATGTCAGATCGATTTACCAAAGGCATGGCCAGGAATATATATTACGGAGGCAGTGCTTTTTTTGTATTACTATTCTTGGCATTAACATTTCATACAACACGAGAGTTACCACAACGAGATCATCGTGAAAATTTAACTGAAGCGGTAGCAAACGGTAAGCTGATATGGGAGGAAAATAATTGCATTGGCTGTCATACGTTATTAGGTGAGGGAGCTTATTATGCACCTGAATTGGGAAATGTATTTTATCGTCGAGGCGGAGAAGACAGTTTTAAAGCTTTTTTTCAAGGCTGGATGAAAGCACAGCCTCTGAACGTGCCTGGTCGAAGACAAATGCCACAATTTAATTTAAGTGATCAAGAAATAGATGATTTAGCTGAGTTTCTTAAATGGACCTCAAAAATTGAGGTGAATGACTGGCCACCCAATCAGGAGGGTTAA
- a CDS encoding CbbQ/NirQ/NorQ/GpvN family protein → MTLANNLQKSMLPYYQPQANEVELFEYAFRHQLPVLIKGPTGCGKTRFVAHMAERLKRSLFTVACHDDLTAADLVGRHLIGPEGTWWQDGPLTCAVRQGGICYLDEVVEARKDTTVVLHPLADDRRVLPLERLGEQLVAAPEFMLIVSYNPGYQNLLKGMKPSTKQRFVSIRLDYPNAGIERQIVTNEANVSDGLAGRLVELATALRRLEQYDLDEVVSTRLLIYAAKMIDSGMPAHHACRACLAEPLTDDIAIVEALMDVVSIYFE, encoded by the coding sequence ATGACATTAGCCAACAACCTTCAAAAGTCCATGTTACCTTACTATCAGCCCCAAGCGAATGAAGTTGAATTATTTGAGTATGCTTTTCGACATCAATTGCCAGTATTGATTAAAGGGCCAACAGGATGTGGTAAAACGCGCTTTGTTGCACATATGGCAGAACGCTTGAAACGTTCACTGTTTACAGTGGCATGTCATGATGACCTGACTGCAGCTGATTTAGTTGGTCGGCACTTAATTGGGCCTGAGGGTACATGGTGGCAAGATGGTCCGTTAACTTGTGCAGTAAGGCAGGGCGGAATTTGTTACTTGGACGAGGTGGTGGAAGCACGAAAGGATACTACCGTTGTACTACACCCGCTGGCAGATGATAGACGAGTATTACCATTAGAACGATTAGGCGAGCAATTGGTGGCTGCACCTGAGTTTATGCTTATTGTTTCCTATAATCCTGGTTATCAAAATTTATTAAAAGGGATGAAGCCGAGCACTAAGCAGCGCTTTGTATCAATCCGTCTTGATTACCCTAATGCAGGTATTGAGCGACAAATTGTTACTAATGAAGCTAATGTTTCTGATGGGCTGGCAGGACGTTTAGTGGAACTGGCTACTGCTTTAAGGCGACTGGAGCAGTATGATTTAGATGAAGTGGTTTCAACTCGATTATTGATATATGCAGCGAAGATGATTGATAGTGGTATGCCTGCTCATCATGCTTGTCGCGCTTGTTTGGCAGAGCCATTAACCGATGATATTGCGATAGTAGAAGCGTTAATGGATGTTGTCAGTATTTACTTTGAATAA
- a CDS encoding cbb3-type cytochrome c oxidase subunit I: MLHTLKFQSQVVAKPYFIFALILFAGQVLFGSILGLQYVIGDFLFPAIPFNVARMVHTNLLIVWLLFGFMGAAYYLVPEESDVELHSPKLAMWLFWIFAVAGVLTILGYLMVPYASLAKLTGNSLLPTMGREFLEQPTVTKIGIVIVALGFLYNIGMTILKGRKTVINMILMTGLIGLAVMFLFSFYNPENLALDKYFWWWVVHLWVEGVWELIMGAILAYVLIKITGIDREVVEKWLYVIVGMALITGIIGTGHHYYWIGPPPYWKWLGSVFSALEPLPFFAMTLFAFNIVNKRRREHPNKAATLWALGTALVAFLGAGVWGFLHTLAPVNYYTHGTQITAAHGHLAFYGAYVMIVLTIISYSMPKLRGIGESNSNRAQVYEMWGFWLMTLAMIFITLFLTAAGILQVWLQRLPEDGQALSFMQTQDQIAIFYWLRSITGGVFLIGVGTYFVSFFVGEKSEVTEVAVAANS, encoded by the coding sequence GTGCTACATACATTGAAATTTCAATCACAAGTGGTGGCAAAACCCTATTTTATTTTTGCCTTAATTTTATTCGCAGGACAAGTATTATTCGGCAGTATACTTGGTTTGCAGTATGTGATAGGTGACTTTCTATTTCCAGCTATTCCATTTAATGTAGCTAGAATGGTTCATACTAATTTACTCATAGTATGGTTATTGTTCGGATTTATGGGGGCTGCGTACTACCTGGTTCCTGAAGAGTCCGATGTAGAATTACATAGCCCAAAACTGGCTATGTGGCTTTTTTGGATATTTGCAGTTGCTGGAGTGCTAACAATCTTAGGGTATTTAATGGTGCCTTATGCTAGTTTGGCCAAGTTAACGGGTAACAGCCTATTGCCTACGATGGGACGAGAGTTTTTAGAACAGCCGACAGTCACTAAAATAGGCATTGTCATTGTTGCATTAGGGTTTCTCTATAATATTGGAATGACAATACTCAAAGGCCGCAAGACGGTTATTAACATGATTCTTATGACCGGACTGATTGGTTTGGCAGTGATGTTTCTATTTTCATTTTATAACCCTGAGAACCTTGCCTTAGATAAATACTTTTGGTGGTGGGTAGTACACCTTTGGGTTGAGGGTGTATGGGAATTAATTATGGGCGCAATATTAGCCTATGTTTTAATAAAAATAACTGGCATTGACCGTGAAGTTGTTGAAAAGTGGCTTTATGTTATAGTGGGGATGGCATTAATTACCGGTATCATAGGCACTGGACATCATTATTACTGGATTGGCCCACCTCCTTATTGGAAATGGTTAGGTTCTGTGTTTTCTGCTTTGGAGCCATTGCCCTTTTTTGCAATGACACTATTTGCCTTTAACATCGTCAATAAACGGCGTCGTGAGCATCCAAATAAGGCGGCTACATTATGGGCTCTAGGTACAGCATTGGTTGCTTTTTTAGGTGCAGGTGTATGGGGTTTTTTACATACGTTAGCCCCTGTTAACTACTATACGCATGGCACTCAAATTACAGCTGCGCATGGCCATTTAGCTTTTTATGGCGCTTATGTAATGATTGTGTTGACTATTATCTCTTATAGTATGCCTAAACTAAGGGGGATTGGAGAGTCGAATAGTAACCGCGCCCAAGTATATGAAATGTGGGGTTTTTGGTTAATGACATTGGCGATGATTTTTATCACCTTGTTTCTAACAGCCGCAGGCATTTTGCAAGTTTGGTTACAACGATTGCCAGAAGATGGGCAGGCTTTAAGCTTTATGCAAACACAAGATCAAATAGCTATTTTTTACTGGTTACGTTCAATTACAGGTGGTGTATTTTTGATTGGAGTTGGTACCTATTTTGTTAGCTTCTTTGTTGGTGAAAAAAGTGAGGTGACTGAGGTCGCAGTGGCGGCTAACAGCTAA
- a CDS encoding nitric oxide reductase activation protein NorD yields MEEWVGSLWHRFITRQSVDEFTSAQVSLVEVKRSVGVLFRALGGEPGKRIEAATPRVYQQRRRLIQQIAGTCLQTCVAWQDDESLRLPPTIAVFPTVELNRSLYLWLTALAAHQKQPFKHWAWDNQQLVQQLLVNYSGLNSLYQQLLKALLPLRPPIDHLPAAEAALERAVQAALQVPGSIDTFPRCDVAPQPIPLWLYPSAKLPFCQPLPQESPTETNTSSVSQCQQLAARKRAERINDANERDGLLLFRLENLFSWTEYSHLNRCSDEGDDDQAKRVADDLNCLAIAQQQPTRSAQLRVDLDLPAASQDDIPIGDGILLPEWDYRRQQLVPNQCRIQPMLPKLAKAAALPKKLVRTANTLRAHFERLRTLRYWQRHLPQGEELDLTAWLDFYIETQHAQSPEQGCYQSYRRQQRDLCCLLLADISMSTDAYLQQDGRVIDVIQDSLLLFGEALQAVRDPFAMYGFSSVKRQQVRLLMLKNFQEQYNHQVRGRVLALQPGYYTRMGAAIRQMTKVLAAQPESKRLLLLISDGKPNDIDHYEGRFGIEDTREAIREAKRQQIKPFCITIDQQAADYLSYIFGVDGFTVIRQPTQLPHQLPQLYQQLTG; encoded by the coding sequence ATGGAGGAGTGGGTAGGCAGCCTTTGGCATCGTTTTATTACCCGCCAGAGTGTTGATGAGTTTACATCCGCACAAGTGAGTTTAGTTGAGGTAAAGCGCTCAGTTGGAGTATTGTTTCGTGCATTAGGGGGAGAGCCAGGCAAGCGTATTGAAGCGGCAACCCCCAGAGTATATCAACAGCGACGCCGACTCATACAACAGATTGCAGGTACTTGCTTGCAAACTTGTGTTGCCTGGCAAGATGATGAGTCATTGCGTTTACCACCAACAATTGCCGTCTTTCCAACAGTGGAATTAAACCGCTCGCTTTATCTGTGGCTAACTGCATTGGCTGCCCATCAAAAACAGCCTTTTAAGCACTGGGCTTGGGATAACCAACAACTTGTACAACAATTGCTGGTGAATTATTCTGGTTTAAACAGTTTGTACCAGCAGTTACTCAAAGCATTATTACCATTACGGCCACCCATCGATCATTTACCTGCTGCAGAGGCTGCACTGGAGCGAGCCGTACAAGCTGCACTTCAGGTGCCGGGTAGTATTGATACATTTCCACGTTGTGATGTGGCACCACAGCCAATTCCTTTATGGTTGTATCCATCTGCTAAGCTACCATTCTGCCAACCATTACCACAGGAATCACCTACAGAAACAAATACCAGTTCAGTGTCTCAGTGTCAGCAACTAGCAGCTCGCAAACGGGCAGAGCGAATTAATGATGCTAATGAGCGAGATGGATTATTGTTGTTTAGATTGGAAAATCTGTTTAGTTGGACTGAATACAGCCATCTAAATCGCTGTTCAGATGAAGGAGATGATGATCAAGCGAAACGTGTGGCTGATGACTTAAACTGTCTTGCAATTGCTCAACAGCAACCGACGCGCTCAGCACAGCTACGGGTAGACTTGGATCTACCGGCAGCCAGTCAGGATGATATTCCAATAGGGGATGGTATTTTACTGCCTGAATGGGATTATCGTCGGCAGCAGCTAGTGCCAAACCAGTGTCGTATTCAACCTATGTTGCCTAAGCTAGCAAAAGCTGCTGCGTTACCTAAGAAACTGGTAAGAACTGCTAATACACTGCGAGCTCATTTTGAGCGCTTGCGTACCTTACGGTATTGGCAACGTCATTTACCACAAGGAGAGGAGTTGGATTTAACCGCTTGGCTGGACTTTTATATAGAGACTCAGCATGCTCAAAGCCCTGAGCAAGGGTGTTACCAAAGTTATCGTCGTCAGCAACGGGATTTATGCTGCTTGTTACTAGCAGACATATCTATGTCTACTGATGCCTATTTACAGCAAGATGGTCGGGTGATTGATGTAATACAAGACAGTTTGTTGTTATTTGGTGAAGCGTTACAGGCAGTACGTGATCCGTTTGCTATGTATGGGTTTTCTTCTGTAAAGCGCCAGCAGGTTCGGCTGTTAATGCTTAAAAATTTTCAAGAGCAATATAACCATCAAGTAAGGGGGCGTGTTTTGGCTTTACAGCCAGGCTACTATACCCGGATGGGTGCGGCTATTCGGCAAATGACCAAGGTATTAGCTGCACAACCAGAGTCGAAACGACTATTGTTGTTGATTAGTGATGGCAAGCCCAATGATATTGATCATTATGAAGGCCGTTTTGGTATTGAAGATACCCGGGAAGCGATTCGAGAAGCTAAACGACAACAAATAAAACCTTTTTGTATTACTATCGACCAGCAAGCCGCGGATTATTTGTCTTATATTTTTGGTGTTGATGGGTTTACCGTTATTCGTCAGCCAACACAATTACCTCACCAATTACCCCAACTTTATCAGCAGCTAACGGGTTAA
- a CDS encoding c-type cytochrome, with protein MVRRFSSSFTLFFSLTLMTNSSLFAYGETNHRTPSIKKQQELLHLLKQDCGSCHGMLLKGGLGPPLLVKDLENKPIELIINTILYGRPGTAMPPWQGLLSTQDATWLAQQLKTGVIE; from the coding sequence ATGGTACGACGATTTTCTTCATCATTTACTTTATTTTTTTCATTAACGTTAATGACTAATAGCTCCCTTTTCGCTTATGGTGAAACAAACCATCGTACTCCAAGCATAAAAAAGCAACAAGAACTGCTTCATCTCTTAAAACAGGACTGTGGGTCTTGTCATGGCATGTTGTTAAAGGGAGGTTTGGGACCACCACTATTAGTGAAAGATCTTGAAAACAAGCCTATTGAACTAATTATTAACACCATTCTATATGGTCGCCCAGGCACGGCTATGCCACCTTGGCAAGGCCTACTCTCAACCCAGGATGCCACATGGTTAGCACAACAGCTAAAAACTGGAGTCATCGAATGA
- a CDS encoding CvpA family protein — MSLIWVDWLIIGIIVISSLLSIRRGFFQEAVSMLAWLAAIIVAWMFGGSLSLLFADYVETPSVRVVLACIVLFLATLLLGAIVSKLFGELVKATGFTGTDRFLGVVLGAGRGALCVVLLVGVASLLPVQQDSWWQQSQLIPHFLTVADWSRHHLMELIAPYINTKAQ; from the coding sequence GTGAGTTTAATCTGGGTCGACTGGCTAATTATTGGCATTATTGTTATCTCCAGTTTGTTAAGTATCCGGCGTGGCTTTTTCCAAGAAGCGGTTTCCATGTTAGCTTGGTTAGCAGCCATTATTGTTGCCTGGATGTTTGGTGGCAGTTTATCGCTGTTGTTTGCCGATTATGTTGAGACACCCTCTGTACGGGTGGTCCTTGCTTGTATTGTATTATTTTTAGCGACTTTATTATTAGGTGCCATTGTCAGTAAGCTGTTTGGTGAGCTGGTTAAAGCAACTGGGTTTACGGGCACTGATCGTTTTTTAGGTGTGGTTTTGGGGGCTGGCCGGGGTGCTTTGTGTGTCGTATTACTGGTTGGTGTGGCAAGTCTGCTACCAGTACAGCAAGATAGCTGGTGGCAGCAATCCCAGTTGATTCCTCACTTTTTAACCGTGGCTGACTGGTCCCGGCACCATTTAATGGAGCTCATTGCTCCCTACATAAACACGAAAGCACAATAA
- a CDS encoding Lrp/AsnC family transcriptional regulator produces the protein MQALEKQLISQFQKLSDISLTPYQAIANELSVTESDIINALQQLTDNNILSRFGPVFNHCAAGASTLAALAVSTDELDTVAKKVNQYPEVNHNYAREHYYNLWFVLTAHDQDHLTQVINKITKDIGLSPLILPMEEAFYIDLAFPINWDS, from the coding sequence ATGCAAGCACTAGAAAAACAATTAATTAGTCAGTTCCAAAAATTAAGTGATATTAGCTTGACACCTTACCAAGCAATAGCAAACGAACTTAGTGTTACAGAATCTGATATTATTAACGCCCTCCAACAGCTAACAGATAACAATATTCTCTCTCGATTTGGTCCTGTTTTTAACCACTGCGCTGCCGGTGCTAGTACTTTAGCTGCTTTAGCGGTGTCAACGGATGAACTAGATACTGTAGCTAAAAAAGTTAATCAATATCCAGAAGTCAATCATAACTATGCCAGGGAACACTATTATAACCTCTGGTTTGTACTGACAGCCCATGATCAAGATCACTTAACCCAAGTAATCAATAAAATCACCAAAGATATTGGTCTTTCTCCTTTAATTTTACCCATGGAGGAAGCATTTTATATAGACTTAGCCTTTCCGATTAACTGGGATAGTTAA
- a CDS encoding c-type cytochrome — MKILPLFLIGFSLLSATLTTTQASGDIEAGKAKASLCNGCHGVNGISPNDLWPNLAGQKSGYLIKQLKAFRDNQRNDPMMAGITKSLSDDDINNLAAYYTSLK, encoded by the coding sequence ATGAAAATCCTACCTCTATTTTTAATCGGCTTTTCTTTACTATCAGCCACACTAACCACTACACAAGCCTCAGGAGACATTGAAGCAGGCAAGGCAAAAGCCTCTCTTTGCAATGGATGTCATGGTGTCAATGGAATCAGCCCTAATGACTTATGGCCAAACTTAGCTGGGCAAAAATCAGGCTATCTGATTAAACAGCTAAAAGCCTTTCGTGATAACCAACGTAATGATCCTATGATGGCAGGCATTACCAAGTCACTTAGTGATGATGATATTAACAATCTTGCTGCATACTATACTTCTTTAAAATGA
- a CDS encoding cytochrome D1 domain-containing protein, with protein sequence MVSTTAKNWSHRMSLSTTVKQSDLIPKGFTKYFKHSIYSPLLLTFFIISLSACQLQNHQLRPTGDLGVIIERATGSVQVVNTTQQEPLAKVDKLGDLSHASVVFSRDQRYAYVFARDGGLTKVDLLQDKIDHRIIQSGNSIGGAISQNGKWIAVSNYTPGGIKIFSSDTLELAADITATPLNTSTEKKAIYSKVVGLVDAPGNRFVFSLFDTNEIWVADYINQDNNKKWEIQKFTNIGKQPYDALITPSGRYYIAGLFGESGFALLDLWHLEKGVQRILPNYNNNKQTLPVYKMPHLEGWAVAGRYAFVPAVGQHSILVIDTDSWQQVATIPVHGQPVFAVARPDGRQVWVNFAYPNNDTIQVINTENYHIIHQFKPGPAVLHMSFTPKGEQLWLSVRDNNEVQVYDPATFKKSTTFPANSPSGIFFTSRAHQIGL encoded by the coding sequence ATGGTTAGCACAACAGCTAAAAACTGGAGTCATCGAATGAGTCTTTCTACAACAGTAAAACAGTCAGACTTAATTCCTAAGGGTTTTACAAAATACTTTAAGCACAGCATTTACTCTCCCCTATTACTTACCTTTTTCATTATTTCGCTAAGTGCTTGTCAGTTACAAAATCATCAACTAAGACCAACAGGTGATTTAGGGGTAATCATTGAACGAGCAACTGGCTCTGTCCAAGTTGTGAATACAACACAACAAGAGCCCTTAGCAAAAGTCGACAAACTTGGTGACTTATCACACGCTTCTGTCGTATTTTCTCGTGATCAACGTTATGCCTATGTTTTTGCAAGAGATGGCGGACTCACTAAGGTTGATCTACTCCAAGATAAAATTGATCACCGAATTATTCAGTCAGGAAATAGTATTGGTGGAGCCATTAGTCAAAATGGTAAATGGATCGCCGTGTCTAACTACACCCCTGGAGGCATCAAAATATTTTCATCAGATACGTTAGAACTTGCCGCTGATATTACAGCCACACCATTGAATACAAGCACAGAAAAGAAAGCCATTTATAGTAAAGTGGTTGGACTGGTAGACGCACCTGGAAATCGTTTTGTTTTCAGTCTATTTGATACCAACGAAATTTGGGTGGCTGACTATATTAATCAAGACAATAACAAAAAATGGGAGATTCAAAAATTCACCAATATTGGTAAGCAGCCATACGATGCATTAATTACACCTAGTGGTCGCTACTATATTGCGGGATTATTTGGCGAGAGCGGTTTCGCTTTACTGGACTTATGGCACTTAGAAAAAGGGGTTCAACGGATTTTGCCAAATTATAATAACAATAAACAAACTCTGCCAGTTTATAAAATGCCACACTTAGAGGGCTGGGCTGTAGCCGGGCGTTATGCTTTTGTACCAGCAGTCGGGCAACATAGCATTTTAGTCATTGATACCGACAGTTGGCAACAGGTTGCTACCATTCCAGTACATGGTCAGCCTGTTTTTGCCGTTGCTAGGCCCGATGGACGCCAAGTATGGGTTAATTTTGCTTATCCTAATAACGATACCATACAAGTGATCAACACAGAAAACTACCATATTATACATCAATTTAAGCCAGGGCCCGCAGTCCTTCACATGTCCTTTACACCCAAAGGGGAGCAGTTATGGCTTTCAGTAAGGGACAATAATGAAGTACAGGTTTATGACCCTGCTACTTTTAAAAAATCAACCACATTTCCTGCAAACAGTCCAAGTGGTATTTTCTTTACCAGTCGAGCGCATCAAATTGGTTTATGA